The DNA sequence CACTGTTTTACCTTCGTCATAGATCTATATAACGAATAAAACATGTGAAGGCAAGCAAGAAGAAAATTTTGATATTCAGTTCCTTCTTGGCAACCTAATATCCTTCTATGTTCCCCTTTCGAGTATGCCTAGTGTAGGGGTTGATCCATTTCTTTCAGGTCATCCCGCAAAGAAGTAGAAGCTGAATAAAAACTTAAAAGGGGCTGCTATCTGAGGCTAAAAATGCCCTGAACCTCTTTATTTTGGTGTTGATTTGTTGGTTTGTTGTTGGGTTTAACGCTCCTCAAATATATGGCATAGAAAGGAGAAGTACACCTATTAGGGACATTATAACAAAAAGTGTTTCGAGCACACCTTTTTCCTCGCCTCTAAACACCTTCTTCGACAGAAAATAGATTAGCAAAAACATATTTCCCAGTAAAAGACACGTTAACAATATAATAGGTAGTTCAGGCCTAGTATGCAGTAAAGCCAACCTACTACACGTAACAGTAAAACCAACAAAATTGTAAAACACGATAACGACCCCAAAAAAATAAAAAAGCTTAGATGTATGCTGCATCCTCCCACCTCAAACTACCATCAGGATTCTTCGGTATTTCAATATAGTGTATACAATGATCCTCACCAACATAACTTCTCAACTCATAACCATAAATCCAGGTACGATGAATCGAAATATACTTCCAATATTCTTGGGGAAGATAATGAGTCCGTATCCTTAAAATCAAATCACCTTCAGCCACTATCACACTTATAAAACCCAAAGGACCCATAACAGCAGTGACACCGGCAACAGTTGCAATATCTAATATACCATGGAAAACATCCTCTAGAATGCATGTTTGGTGTTCTATGATGAATTCTTTGATATCGTCTGTGATGTTTAGGAGGCCTGTGTAGGCTATTATTGTTGCATATGCTGCCATGTTGAGTCCTATGAGGCTGGCCCTACATAATCGAAAAAGAGGGTTTAGGATGGAAAGGTACATGGAGGTTACAAAGCCCAATATAAGCCTTCTTAGTACTATCATCTAAACCTTCAAGGTTTACTGTGCCATTACCATCCAAGAGCGAATCTAACTTTTCAGATATTATGGCTTGGCCAAGTTCCCGAGCCCATTCTGTCTGTTGGTGGTAGTAGCAGTATGCTCCCATGAAAGCATAGATCATGTCCCTTACTATCCCTGTTGCATGGTCTATGATGAGGTATCTTCCCTGCCCGTCACTGATAAGCGTGTAATTCTCGCTTTCGAGGATGTTTAGTGACCCGCCGTTGAGGAGTGTTAGGCCTATTCCTGTTGTGTGGAGGTTTTGATCCTGGGATTTGGGTTTATGGTTGATTTTTTTTGGATGGTGAGTTCTTTCAGGGCTTTTTTGGCTTTTTTGTATTCTGGGTCTATTTTCAGGGCTTTTTCATAGCATTTTAGTGCTTCTTTGTGTTTGCCGAGTTTTTGTAGTGTTTTTCCTTGCATGTACCATAGTGTTTTGTTTTGGGGGGTTTAGTTTGAGGGCTTTCTTGTAGCATTTCAGGGATTCCTCTGGTTTTTTGAGGTCTTCTAGGATTATGCCTTTCCATTTCCATGCATCGGCGAATTCGGGGTTTATTTCAAGGGCTTTTTGAAAGCATTCCAGCGCATCCTTATATTTTCCAAGTTCTTCGAGGACTAGTCCTTTGTTGTTCCATGTTTTGTCGTCTTCTGGATCTATTTCCAGGGCTTTTTCATAGCATTCTAGTGCCTCCTCATATCTCCCAAGTTCACTGAGGACTACTCCTTTGTTGTTCCATGCTTCTGCAAGTTTGGGGTTTATCTGTAATGCTTTTTCATAGCATTCTAGTGACTCATCATATCTCCCAAGTTCATTGAAAACTAGTCCTTTGTTGTTCCAAGCTTTATCATCTTGTGGATTTAATTGGAGAACTTTGTCATAACATTTTAATGCTTCTTCATATATCTTAAGGTTATGTAATGTTATTCCTTTAGTTCCCCAAGCTCTATAATTTTTTGGATTTAGCTCTATGGCTTTTTCGAAACATTTTAGTGCCTTTTTGTATTTTTTAAGGTAAATTAGAACGGAGCCTTCCCCTAGCCATCCAATCCTTTATTTTCTTAAGGGGGTTCATATTCCAGCCTCTCTCAACTTCTTTTTCATGTAATCGTTGGGTCCTAGTATGCAAGTTTTTATCGTCTCATGATTCTGATAGGCATCCTATGCTTGCAGCGGAACCTATTATGGGTTGATTCTTTATTTATCTGTTAGTATAGGTTTACATAAGGTTTTTTCATGTCTTAAGGATTCTAATCGTAAGAATTGCGAGCATCATTAGCCCAAAAATTCTGATCGCCTCTTGATGGCGAATTATCCAATCTTCTTTTTTTCTGAAAAAATACAATAAAACGAAAAGGAGCCCCACGACTAACCAGTCAGTCAACTCAACCTTCGGGCTGTTTAAATATAACAGTTCAAGGAAAAAGATTATGAAAGTAACCATAAAAAGTATATCAAATTTTCTTTCACCTTTTTCAGACCTTTCAATCATTACAACCCCTCTATTTACCTAAATGTATATTGTTTCATTCTCTCTTAGCGTATCATCTGGATTTTTAGGAATCTCCTTGTAGTGTATACAATTATCCGCACCAATGTATGCTTCCAGTTTGTATCCATATATCGGGCCACGATGAAGGGATATATACTTCCAGTATTCCCTAGGTAGGTAATGATCCCTTATATTAAGAATCAAATCCCCTTCTGCAATAATACAAAAAACAAGGCTACAGTTGCCACAAAAGATCCTCCTTCTAACATAAAATAACAGCCACCAACCACACCTACTGCATCTAGAATATCCTTTGGGATGTATGTTTGATGTTCCACGATAAATTCTTTGATGCTACCTGTAATGTTGTTGAGTTTGGAGTCTATGTAGGCTATTGTTGTTGCGTATGCTGCCATGTTAACTCTTATGAGGCCCTGACCCACCAGGCCATAACTGATGATTTCCAAAGGTCATGGGATTGTGTGGGGCGGGTTGTATTGGGCTAATAAGGCCTCTTGAAGGCTTTTCTCGCGTTGTCCTTTAAGCCTTCAAAGGTTTGCTGTGCTGTTATCCTAAGAGTGACTTTAGCCTTTCATTTGGAGTTCTTTCAGGGCTTTTTTGGCTTTTTTGTATTCTGGGTCTATTTTCAGGGCTTTTTTGTAGGATTTTTTGGCTTTTTGGTGTTTTCCAAGTTTTTGTAGTGTTTTTCCTTGCATGTACCATAGTGTTTTGTCTTGGGGGTTTAGTTTGAGGGCTTTCTCGTAGCATTTCAGGGCTTCCTCTGGTTTTTTGAGGTCTTCCAGGATTATACCTTTCCATTCCCATGCATCGGCGAATTCTGGGTTTATTTCAAGGGCTTTTTCAAAACATTCCAGCGCCTCCTCATATTTTCCAAGTTTCCTGAGGAGTACTCCCTTGTTAGCCCATGTTTCGTCGTTTTCTAGGTTTATTTCTAAGGCTTTTTCATAGCATTCCAATGCCTCATCATATCTCTTAAGTTCTTCAAGGACTACTCCTTTGTTGTTCCATGCTTTTGCATTTTTTTGGTTTATTTCTAAGGCTTTTTCATAGCATTCTATTGCTTTTTCAGGTTTACCGATTGTGTCAAGGAGCGCTCCTTTGTTGTTCCATGTTCCATCGTCTTGTGGATCTATTTGTAGTGCCCTTCCATAGCATTCCAATGCCTCATCATATCTCTTAAGTTCTTCAAAAATTAGTGCTTTGTTGTACCATGCCTCTACGAATTCTGCGTTTATCTGTAATGCTTTTTCATAGCATTCCAATGCCTCCTCATATTTTCCGAGACTGCGTAATCCGTTACCTTTATTATACCATGCTTTTGCATTTTTTTGGTTTATTTCTAAGGCTTTTTCATAGCATTCTATTGCTTTTTCAGGTTTACCGATTGTGTCAAGGAGCGCTCCTTTGTTGTTCCATGTTCCATCGTCTTGTGGATCTATTTGTAGTGCCCTTTCATAGCATTCCAATGCCTCATCATATCTCTTAAGTTCTTTAAGGACTACTCCTTTGTTGTTCCATGCTTCTGCTAGTTTTGGATTGTTTTTGAGGATTTTTTCATAACATTTTAAGGCTTTCTCTGGTCTTTTGAGTTTTAGTAGTGTCATTGCATTATAGTGCAAGATTTCCGGGT is a window from the Methanothermobacter thermautotrophicus str. Delta H genome containing:
- a CDS encoding tetratricopeptide repeat protein; this encodes MQGKTLQKLGKHKEALKCYEKALKIDPEYKKAKKALKELTIQKKSTINPNPRIKTSTQQE
- a CDS encoding tetratricopeptide repeat protein, whose product is MGWLGEGSVLIYLKKYKKALKCFEKAIELNPKNYRAWGTKGITLHNLKIYEEALKCYDKVLQLNPQDDKAWNNKGLVFNELGRYDESLECYEKALQINPKLAEAWNNKGVVLSELGRYEEALECYEKALEIDPEDDKTWNNKGLVLEELGKYKDALECFQKALEINPEFADAWKWKGIILEDLKKPEESLKCYKKALKLNPPKQNTMVHARKNTTKTRQTQRSTKML
- a CDS encoding tetratricopeptide repeat protein, translated to MNPLKKIKDWIARGKAGWHLSGGRSSLKQGKYKEALKEFRKALKASPNDPEILHYNAMTLLKLKRPEKALKCYEKILKNNPKLAEAWNNKGVVLKELKRYDEALECYERALQIDPQDDGTWNNKGALLDTIGKPEKAIECYEKALEINQKNAKAWYNKGNGLRSLGKYEEALECYEKALQINAEFVEAWYNKALIFEELKRYDEALECYGRALQIDPQDDGTWNNKGALLDTIGKPEKAIECYEKALEINQKNAKAWNNKGVVLEELKRYDEALECYEKALEINLENDETWANKGVLLRKLGKYEEALECFEKALEINPEFADAWEWKGIILEDLKKPEEALKCYEKALKLNPQDKTLWYMQGKTLQKLGKHQKAKKSYKKALKIDPEYKKAKKALKELQMKG